The following proteins come from a genomic window of Neptunomonas concharum:
- a CDS encoding zinc-binding alcohol dehydrogenase family protein codes for MKAIGYTHSLPITDAKSLQDVELPQPVASGHDLLVRIEAISVNPVDTKVRQRAEPEAGHYKVLGWDAVGVVEAVGDSVSLFKIGDRVWYAGDLTRQGSNAEYQLVDERIVGKAPSSLSSAQAAALPLTSITAWELLFDRLSFDLSQSYQGSQLLIIGAAGGVGSILVQLAKQITGLTVIGTASRPESEQWVKALGADYVINHRNPIHEELSKLGINEVSHVISLNQTDQHFASIVEALKPQGKLALIDDPAEPLDIMQLKRKSLSLHWEFMYTRSMFTTDDMIEQHRLLNALADLIDQGVIKTTIGEHFGSINAENLKRAHAALETNTAIGKIILEGF; via the coding sequence ATGAAAGCAATCGGCTATACCCATTCATTACCCATAACGGATGCAAAGTCACTACAGGATGTCGAGTTACCCCAACCAGTCGCTAGTGGTCATGACTTATTGGTACGTATTGAAGCAATCTCTGTTAACCCGGTGGACACGAAAGTGCGCCAGCGCGCAGAGCCTGAGGCCGGTCATTACAAAGTGCTGGGTTGGGATGCGGTCGGTGTTGTCGAAGCCGTGGGGGACTCCGTTTCGCTTTTTAAAATCGGCGACCGTGTGTGGTACGCCGGTGACCTGACCCGGCAAGGCAGTAATGCAGAGTATCAGCTGGTTGATGAGCGTATCGTAGGTAAAGCACCGTCCTCTTTATCATCAGCACAAGCGGCGGCGCTGCCTTTGACGAGTATAACGGCGTGGGAGTTGTTGTTTGACCGTTTGTCATTTGATCTTAGCCAGTCTTATCAGGGATCGCAGTTGTTGATTATCGGGGCTGCGGGTGGTGTCGGCTCTATTCTGGTTCAGTTGGCAAAACAGATTACGGGCTTAACGGTCATTGGTACAGCGTCCCGCCCCGAAAGCGAGCAATGGGTAAAAGCGCTCGGGGCTGATTATGTGATTAATCATCGCAATCCTATCCATGAAGAGCTTAGCAAGCTTGGCATTAACGAAGTCAGCCATGTGATCAGTTTGAACCAAACAGATCAACACTTTGCCAGCATTGTGGAAGCGTTGAAGCCACAGGGCAAATTGGCGTTGATTGATGATCCTGCCGAGCCTTTGGATATCATGCAGTTGAAAAGAAAGAGTCTGTCATTACATTGGGAGTTTATGTACACCCGCTCTATGTTTACGACTGACGATATGATTGAACAGCACCGCTTATTAAATGCTCTTGCAGATTTGATTGATCAAGGTGTGATTAAAACCACGATTGGTGAACATTTTGGTTCTATCAATGCCGAGAACTTAAAGCGTGCCCACGCAGCCCTAGAGACGAATACCGCTATAGGTAAAATCATTCTCGAAGGTTTTTAA
- a CDS encoding ABC transporter substrate-binding protein, whose protein sequence is MLLVNTLLRFLCVGCLLFSCVIQAHVVEPQQKVNLYLNWHHQFEFAGYYAAKHKGFYSALGLDVEIHELDQNQSIKNQVLAAEGNYGVDYSQIVLAHMQGEPVVMLANILKHSPHMLVVRPDIRSPKDLIGKRIMAVPGELSDAGMATMLRQFSISDEQYSQIPHTFNIDAFASGGVDAMTVYTSNQLYELDQRGVRYNLLNPNNYAGLLYSGNLFTSEREATQHTDRASKFLQATLQGWAYALDHPEEIIRLLAEEYETGKTLPALQFEAAEIRKAILPNVYTLGSINEDRLKQISTIYLDLDFPVSRTLDLSTFVFSAEKVTPPLLLSEEEIAFLESQPTLRVHNESNWPPLNFNLDGVPAGYSIDYMNLVAEKLGLHVEYVSGYEWADFMRMLKDGQIDVMLNIVETESRAKNFLFTPPYLSASSGIYVRSGSASESIKGMGDLRGKRVAVPKGFFIEELLTRHYPDIERVAYRDSVASMEAVAVGDADAIIGRTGVINYLAEKHFISNLALVSIVDDPLFTSQMRIAVNKDNALLRDILAKGIAAVSEDDIVVLRRKWGQPRVNTPIGLTLDERQYLQEKGSIKLCIDPKWMPFEARDATGQHVGMAADYFALFASYLGTSFDVLRVDSWADALAAAKQRECDLVSLLSSTPSRSEYLNFTSPVLTIPYVIATRKETLYIEDISQVMDEKIGIVEGYSIYEKLKKAYPNAQFVPVGTLEEGLLKVESGSLFGVIDSVASIGYGIRELGLPGVAITGRLDLRRELSVGVRNDDPELLGIMQKAVAHLSPNDHQNIRSRWAPVEYIKSVDYTLVLIILAVSSALVLFFIYRHYVLKRYNQQIEKAHEELLRKNLELEEISVTDSLTGVFNRVKINMLLEKELKRVNRYGGTFSLIMMDLDHFKQVNDTFGHPMGDYVLKMTTEVVLSSLRETDTLGRWGGEEFIIICPGIDLLGAKHCAENLRQCMQTTRFGVVEHQLASFGVTAYMEGDSADSILQRVDAALYRAKEQGRNQVASLPY, encoded by the coding sequence TTGCTATTGGTTAACACGCTGTTACGTTTTCTTTGTGTTGGTTGTTTATTATTTTCTTGTGTCATTCAGGCCCATGTCGTTGAGCCACAGCAAAAGGTTAACCTTTATCTAAACTGGCATCATCAGTTTGAATTTGCGGGTTATTATGCGGCGAAACATAAAGGGTTTTATTCAGCTCTGGGGCTGGATGTAGAGATACATGAACTAGACCAAAATCAAAGTATCAAGAATCAAGTGCTTGCTGCTGAAGGTAACTATGGTGTTGACTATAGTCAGATCGTACTTGCCCATATGCAAGGTGAGCCAGTGGTTATGCTGGCCAACATCCTGAAGCACTCTCCGCATATGCTGGTGGTTCGGCCCGATATACGTTCCCCAAAAGATCTCATCGGTAAACGAATTATGGCCGTGCCTGGGGAGCTATCTGATGCTGGAATGGCAACGATGCTTCGACAATTCAGCATCAGTGATGAGCAGTATAGCCAGATTCCCCATACCTTCAATATTGATGCCTTTGCTTCCGGCGGCGTTGATGCTATGACCGTCTATACAAGCAATCAGCTTTATGAGCTCGACCAGCGTGGCGTTCGTTATAATTTATTAAACCCTAATAATTATGCGGGATTGCTTTATAGCGGTAATTTATTTACGTCTGAGAGGGAGGCAACACAACATACAGATCGAGCGAGTAAGTTTTTACAAGCGACGCTTCAAGGTTGGGCTTACGCTCTCGATCACCCTGAAGAGATAATCAGACTGTTAGCAGAGGAGTATGAAACAGGTAAGACGTTACCTGCTTTGCAGTTTGAAGCAGCCGAAATCCGTAAGGCTATACTGCCCAACGTTTACACACTGGGCAGTATTAATGAAGATCGGCTGAAGCAAATATCAACGATCTATTTGGATTTGGACTTCCCGGTTAGTCGCACGCTCGATCTGAGTACGTTCGTATTTTCTGCAGAAAAAGTAACACCACCGTTGCTCCTAAGTGAAGAGGAGATCGCTTTTCTTGAATCCCAACCTACCCTTCGTGTTCATAATGAAAGCAATTGGCCCCCTCTGAACTTTAATCTCGATGGCGTGCCCGCAGGTTATTCGATTGACTATATGAACCTTGTAGCTGAGAAATTAGGCCTTCATGTTGAGTATGTAAGCGGTTATGAGTGGGCAGACTTTATGCGTATGCTCAAAGATGGCCAGATTGATGTGATGTTGAATATAGTTGAAACGGAGAGTCGTGCTAAAAACTTTCTATTCACGCCTCCTTATTTGTCGGCCAGTTCGGGTATTTATGTGCGTTCAGGCTCTGCCAGTGAATCGATTAAGGGGATGGGCGATTTACGAGGTAAACGTGTTGCCGTCCCCAAAGGTTTTTTTATCGAAGAGCTATTAACACGCCATTACCCCGATATTGAGCGTGTTGCATATCGTGATTCGGTTGCTAGCATGGAGGCGGTAGCGGTGGGAGATGCCGATGCTATTATCGGCCGAACAGGCGTTATCAATTATTTAGCAGAAAAACACTTTATATCTAATCTGGCGCTTGTCTCTATCGTCGATGACCCGCTCTTTACAAGCCAAATGCGTATTGCCGTGAATAAAGACAATGCCTTATTGAGAGATATCTTAGCTAAAGGCATAGCGGCGGTTTCCGAAGACGATATTGTTGTATTGCGGCGCAAATGGGGACAACCCCGAGTGAATACGCCCATAGGGTTGACGCTGGATGAAAGACAGTATCTGCAGGAAAAGGGGAGCATAAAGCTGTGTATTGACCCCAAATGGATGCCATTTGAAGCACGAGATGCAACAGGGCAGCATGTGGGAATGGCTGCTGACTACTTTGCTTTGTTTGCGTCTTATCTGGGAACGTCTTTTGATGTATTGCGAGTAGATAGCTGGGCCGACGCTTTAGCTGCGGCAAAGCAGCGTGAATGCGACTTGGTTTCTTTGTTATCCAGTACACCAAGCCGCTCCGAATATTTGAACTTTACCTCGCCTGTTTTAACAATCCCTTATGTGATAGCAACCAGAAAAGAAACGCTCTATATAGAAGATATCTCCCAAGTAATGGATGAGAAAATAGGTATTGTGGAAGGCTACTCTATCTATGAAAAACTTAAAAAAGCCTACCCCAACGCTCAATTTGTACCGGTTGGCACGCTCGAAGAGGGGTTACTGAAAGTTGAATCGGGTTCGTTATTTGGTGTGATCGATTCCGTAGCCAGTATTGGCTATGGTATACGCGAGTTAGGTTTACCTGGTGTTGCTATAACTGGGCGTTTAGATCTGCGTCGAGAGTTGTCTGTTGGAGTACGTAATGATGATCCTGAGTTATTAGGCATTATGCAAAAAGCGGTTGCGCATCTATCTCCTAATGATCATCAAAACATACGCAGCCGATGGGCACCCGTTGAGTATATTAAAAGTGTCGATTATACGTTAGTACTTATTATTCTGGCGGTTAGTAGCGCTTTGGTGCTTTTCTTTATCTATCGGCATTATGTGCTTAAACGCTATAACCAACAGATCGAAAAAGCCCATGAAGAGTTATTGCGAAAGAACTTGGAGCTTGAAGAGATTTCAGTTACTGATTCATTAACGGGTGTTTTTAATCGCGTAAAAATTAATATGTTACTGGAGAAGGAGCTCAAGCGTGTTAATCGCTATGGCGGCACTTTCTCCTTGATTATGATGGACTTAGATCACTTCAAACAAGTCAACGATACCTTTGGTCATCCCATGGGCGACTACGTACTTAAAATGACAACTGAGGTTGTTTTAAGCAGCCTCCGGGAAACCGACACATTAGGGCGCTGGGGGGGAGAAGAGTTTATTATTATATGCCCCGGCATCGATTTACTTGGGGCTAAACATTGTGCAGAAAACTTACGGCAATGCATGCAAACAACCCGTTTTGGGGTTGTAGAGCATCAGTTAGCCAGCTTTGGTGTGACCGCTTATATGGAGGGGGATAGCGCAGATTCCATCCTACAACGCGTTGATGCTGCGCTCTATCGGGCTAAAGAGCAAGGGCGAAATCAAGTGGCTAGTTTGCCCTATTGA
- a CDS encoding aldehyde dehydrogenase family protein: MIYAKPGAEGSVVSFKERYGNYIGGEWVAPVKGQYFKNVSPVDGEAFCEIPRSTEEDINLALDAAHAAKAGWAATSVTARSNLLLKIADRLEANLEALAVAETWDNGKAVRETLNADVPLCVDHFRYYAGCIRAQEGSIGEIDGNTVAYHFHEPLGVVGQIIPWNFPLLMAAWKLAPALATGNCIVLKPAEQTPASILVMMEIIGDLLPAGVLNVVNGYGAEAGQALATSKRIAKIAFTGSTPVGSHILKCAAENIIPSTVELGGKSPNIYFEDIMNHEDEFISKCVEGTVLAFFNQGEVCTCPSRLLVQESIYEKFIGMVIERIGQIKRGNPLDTEVMVGAQASQEQFDKILSYFEIGRNEGAEVLTGGAAESLSDGLNKGYYIQPTLLKGNNSMRVFQEEIFGPVVSVTTFKDEAEALAIANDTEFGLGAGVWTRDMNLSYRMGRGIEAGRVWTNCYHHYPAHAAFGGYKKSGVGRETHKMMMDHYQQTKNLLVSYDVNPLGFF; the protein is encoded by the coding sequence ATGATTTATGCAAAGCCAGGAGCCGAAGGCTCAGTCGTTTCATTCAAAGAGCGTTACGGTAACTATATTGGTGGTGAGTGGGTTGCACCGGTCAAAGGTCAGTATTTTAAAAATGTATCGCCTGTTGATGGTGAAGCTTTTTGTGAGATCCCACGTTCAACAGAAGAAGATATCAATCTGGCTCTGGATGCTGCACACGCTGCAAAAGCGGGCTGGGCTGCGACTTCTGTTACAGCGCGCTCAAATCTGTTATTGAAAATTGCGGACCGCTTAGAAGCAAACCTAGAAGCACTCGCTGTTGCTGAAACTTGGGATAACGGTAAAGCCGTTCGTGAAACATTGAACGCTGACGTACCGCTTTGTGTAGATCACTTCCGTTACTATGCTGGTTGTATCCGTGCGCAGGAAGGTTCTATTGGTGAAATCGATGGTAATACGGTTGCTTACCACTTCCATGAGCCGCTAGGTGTTGTTGGTCAGATCATCCCATGGAACTTCCCATTGCTTATGGCTGCATGGAAACTGGCTCCAGCACTGGCAACCGGTAACTGTATCGTATTGAAGCCAGCTGAGCAGACGCCAGCCTCTATTCTGGTGATGATGGAAATCATCGGTGATTTGTTACCAGCGGGTGTTCTAAACGTTGTTAATGGCTACGGTGCTGAAGCAGGTCAAGCGCTGGCAACCAGCAAGCGTATTGCTAAGATCGCATTTACGGGCTCCACACCGGTAGGCTCACACATCCTGAAGTGTGCGGCAGAGAATATTATTCCATCAACGGTTGAGTTAGGTGGTAAATCTCCAAACATTTACTTCGAAGATATCATGAACCATGAAGATGAGTTCATCAGCAAGTGTGTTGAAGGAACGGTTCTGGCCTTCTTCAACCAAGGTGAAGTATGTACGTGCCCATCGCGCTTGCTGGTTCAAGAATCTATCTACGAAAAATTCATCGGTATGGTGATTGAGCGTATTGGTCAGATCAAACGCGGTAATCCACTGGATACCGAAGTCATGGTGGGTGCGCAAGCATCTCAGGAGCAGTTTGATAAGATCTTGAGCTACTTCGAAATCGGCCGTAATGAAGGTGCTGAAGTACTGACCGGTGGTGCAGCTGAAAGCTTGTCTGATGGCCTGAATAAAGGCTACTACATTCAGCCTACGCTGCTGAAAGGTAACAACAGTATGCGTGTCTTCCAGGAAGAGATCTTTGGTCCTGTTGTTTCCGTAACAACCTTCAAAGATGAAGCGGAAGCGCTAGCAATTGCTAACGATACTGAATTCGGCTTGGGTGCTGGTGTCTGGACTCGTGACATGAACCTGTCTTACCGTATGGGTCGTGGTATTGAAGCGGGTCGTGTTTGGACTAACTGCTATCACCATTATCCTGCACATGCTGCATTCGGTGGATACAAGAAATCAGGTGTAGGTCGTGAGACCCACAAAATGATGATGGATCATTACCAGCAGACGAAAAACTTGCTGGTAAGCTACGATGTTAACCCGCTAGGTTTCTTCTAA
- a CDS encoding diguanylate cyclase, with translation MARQTMDVMYNPPAQHRLRSRFLCCLSLIVFSLLLSEPSPALERVSLQLDWKFQFEFAGFIMAKEKGYYEHAGLDVELLEYQAGIDTVEKILSRQNNYGIHNSSVVIHDGELQPVILLATYYQQSPLIFVTSKEIKTPKDMIGKTIMGTTDELKYSSLALMLDHFFITRSNTNFVEHSFNIDDFINKKVDVMSAFRTNQLFELDQLGIEYNIIDPADFGFFMSAVNLFTSQEEALQHPERTRKFIDASNKGWAYALENPRETIATIYNKYSQRKSVPALMHEVAITKKMMLLDFFKIGEINTDLSVRAIKQLHHSGLLPLNQKLGTFLFDDLLANNSQNVIFNEKQQLFLHHKKTIKMCTDPSWMPFESIQQGKHIGIAADLIRTLSSQLPIPITLVNTPSWQSSLEKVKNGHCDILSLASATPDRSAYLDFTKPYLSFPVVIATTYDKFFISEIEDVKNEKLGVVRGYAIAETLKRNIPDINLIEVESIDDGLKRVESGELYGYIDNIVTIAAAVQRDFSGMLKISARLDEDVKLSIATRKDEPELQEIFQKLITTLQPEDIQSAYNKWVSVKQEVSFDYALMWKVLAGLFIISFGFIYHNYQLRSLNQKLKTLSNTDKLTGLYNRVKIDEVLVRQKAEVDRYETEAAIILLDIDLFKHVNDTFGHVVGDMVLVEFANIIKSNVRATDYVGRWGGEEFIIICPNITQRAAQLLTNKLLEKVRHYSFHIVGSLTASAGVASFSASRSIKETLCDVDEALYQAKEAGRDKAVW, from the coding sequence ATGGCGAGACAGACAATGGATGTGATGTATAACCCACCAGCACAGCACCGCCTACGAAGCCGCTTTTTGTGTTGCCTATCCCTAATTGTTTTTTCCTTGCTGTTAAGCGAACCCTCACCGGCTCTGGAGAGAGTATCCCTACAACTGGACTGGAAGTTCCAATTCGAGTTTGCAGGGTTCATCATGGCAAAAGAAAAGGGCTACTACGAACACGCTGGACTAGATGTAGAGTTACTAGAATACCAAGCAGGTATCGACACTGTTGAAAAGATACTCTCACGGCAAAATAACTATGGCATTCACAACTCCAGTGTCGTGATACATGATGGCGAACTGCAGCCCGTTATCCTGTTAGCAACCTACTACCAGCAATCTCCTCTTATTTTCGTTACATCCAAAGAGATTAAAACACCCAAAGATATGATTGGTAAAACCATCATGGGGACAACCGACGAACTTAAATATAGCTCACTAGCACTCATGCTAGACCACTTCTTCATTACCCGCAGTAACACCAACTTCGTAGAACATTCATTCAACATCGATGATTTCATTAATAAAAAAGTGGATGTAATGAGCGCTTTTCGCACCAACCAGCTTTTTGAACTGGATCAGCTTGGGATCGAATACAACATTATTGACCCTGCCGACTTCGGCTTTTTTATGAGCGCAGTCAATCTATTCACCTCTCAGGAGGAGGCGCTACAACACCCAGAAAGAACCCGTAAATTTATTGATGCATCCAACAAAGGTTGGGCTTATGCTCTTGAGAACCCAAGGGAAACCATTGCAACGATCTACAATAAATACTCCCAACGAAAGTCTGTTCCAGCCCTGATGCATGAAGTGGCGATAACGAAAAAAATGATGTTATTAGACTTCTTCAAAATCGGTGAAATAAATACCGACCTAAGCGTACGCGCTATCAAACAACTGCACCATAGCGGTTTGTTGCCTCTTAACCAGAAGCTTGGAACCTTTCTGTTTGATGACTTATTAGCAAACAATAGTCAAAATGTTATCTTCAATGAAAAGCAACAGCTTTTTCTACATCACAAAAAAACGATTAAAATGTGTACAGATCCTAGCTGGATGCCCTTTGAAAGCATACAGCAAGGCAAACATATAGGCATTGCTGCCGATTTGATACGTACGCTGTCCTCGCAATTGCCCATACCCATAACGCTCGTCAATACCCCTAGCTGGCAATCATCTCTGGAGAAGGTAAAAAACGGCCATTGCGACATTTTGTCATTAGCGTCCGCCACACCCGATCGTAGCGCTTACTTAGACTTCACAAAGCCTTACCTGAGTTTTCCTGTTGTTATAGCGACCACTTACGATAAGTTCTTTATCAGCGAGATAGAAGATGTCAAAAATGAGAAGCTAGGTGTTGTGAGAGGTTACGCTATCGCAGAAACACTCAAGCGGAACATTCCTGACATTAATCTTATCGAAGTGGAGTCTATCGACGACGGGCTTAAGCGTGTCGAGAGCGGAGAGCTATATGGATATATTGACAATATCGTGACGATTGCAGCGGCCGTCCAAAGAGACTTTTCAGGTATGTTAAAGATCTCTGCGCGGTTGGATGAAGACGTCAAACTGTCTATAGCTACACGAAAAGATGAACCGGAACTTCAAGAGATTTTCCAAAAGCTCATCACCACCCTTCAGCCTGAAGATATACAAAGCGCATATAACAAGTGGGTTTCCGTCAAACAAGAGGTTTCTTTTGACTACGCGCTAATGTGGAAGGTGCTGGCGGGATTATTCATTATCTCCTTCGGGTTTATCTATCATAACTATCAATTGCGCTCCCTTAACCAAAAACTCAAAACCCTCTCTAACACAGACAAATTAACGGGGCTGTATAACCGTGTCAAAATAGACGAGGTACTCGTGCGACAAAAAGCAGAGGTCGATAGATATGAAACCGAAGCAGCGATCATCTTGCTAGATATTGATTTGTTCAAACACGTGAATGACACCTTTGGTCACGTTGTAGGAGATATGGTTCTGGTCGAATTCGCCAACATTATTAAAAGCAACGTCCGAGCCACAGATTATGTCGGACGCTGGGGTGGTGAAGAGTTTATTATCATTTGTCCCAATATTACACAACGAGCCGCCCAACTACTTACGAACAAACTCCTAGAAAAAGTCAGACACTATTCCTTTCATATCGTGGGAAGTCTCACTGCCAGTGCAGGCGTTGCCTCTTTTTCAGCATCCCGCAGTATCAAAGAAACATTATGTGATGTAGATGAGGCGCTTTATCAGGCTAAAGAGGCAGGAAGAGACAAAGCAGTTTGGTGA
- a CDS encoding LysR family transcriptional regulator produces MNTADLELFIRVADSGNITSAALELGISPATASAALKRLEQQLDNTLFVRSTRKLRLTDAGERYLPYCRRVIHELSEAQQALNDEKNEISGTLRLSVSSDFGRNLLLPWLDEFLADHPKLQVSLLAGDSLSDFYHDRIDMAVRYGKPEDSSLVAFPICETQRVLCASPDYLNCKGTPQHPHDLADHNCLLYFLGDRAYDQWTFRGKTGETYKINVRGDRICNDADFVHRWAVTGKGIAFKSRLDMIHDLNKGRIVTLLDNFQTETVQLWLVCPSRKQVTPAVILFREMLRKHCQALLNQP; encoded by the coding sequence ATGAACACAGCAGACCTTGAACTTTTCATCCGTGTTGCCGATAGCGGTAATATTACCTCAGCGGCTCTTGAGCTAGGCATTTCACCGGCGACCGCCAGCGCGGCCCTTAAGCGCTTGGAGCAGCAGTTAGATAACACACTATTTGTCCGCTCGACCCGTAAACTGCGCTTGACCGATGCCGGTGAGCGATACCTGCCCTACTGCCGCCGAGTCATTCATGAACTGAGCGAAGCGCAGCAGGCACTAAATGACGAAAAAAACGAGATCTCAGGCACCCTGCGTTTATCAGTATCTTCTGACTTTGGGCGCAATCTGCTACTACCATGGCTGGATGAGTTCTTAGCCGATCATCCAAAGCTACAAGTGAGTTTGCTGGCCGGAGATAGCTTATCCGACTTTTACCATGATCGTATCGATATGGCTGTGCGCTACGGTAAGCCCGAAGACTCATCCCTAGTAGCGTTCCCTATTTGCGAAACACAACGCGTTCTATGTGCCAGCCCAGATTATTTAAACTGCAAAGGAACACCGCAGCACCCACACGATTTAGCAGATCACAACTGCTTACTCTACTTTTTAGGTGACCGAGCCTACGACCAGTGGACATTCAGGGGGAAAACCGGAGAAACCTACAAAATTAATGTGCGAGGGGATCGTATCTGCAACGATGCCGACTTCGTACATCGCTGGGCCGTGACAGGTAAAGGTATTGCCTTTAAGTCACGTTTGGACATGATCCATGACCTGAATAAGGGTCGTATTGTCACCCTACTGGACAATTTCCAAACCGAAACTGTACAACTTTGGTTAGTATGCCCCAGCAGGAAACAAGTCACACCAGCCGTCATCTTGTTTAGAGAGATGTTACGCAAACACTGCCAAGCATTGCTGAACCAACCATAA